A single Harpia harpyja isolate bHarHar1 chromosome 6, bHarHar1 primary haplotype, whole genome shotgun sequence DNA region contains:
- the STYK1 gene encoding tyrosine-protein kinase STYK1, translated as MAGDVKRFTRMLLECNSNDKLCVVREYQTEVIVVPVLLVGFFVIVLTVILWLHCRGLRAKQEQSSSSEHQVNDKNQQESSSTENHYIQLSETSVESLLNSASLTLKELEIPREKLSPGTLQLIKHGRYGSIYRAQLETGNPRKTKTVVLKVLQDLASPQEVKDFLRRIKFHQNLGHHENLVKLVGCCVDQLPLYMIMEDVSLGDLLTFLWTCRKDVMTMDGIPYDLTERQVYEVGQQVAAALAYLEQKKLFHGDIAARNVLLHHNLTAKLCGLGLAYEAHTYGANSVTQIVPVKWQAPERLLKKPPSIKADIWSFGILLYEMITLGAPPYPEVPPSDILPYLQRQNIMKQPSSCQQAMYGIMKSCWQWNATNRPSPADLIRSLQTAVKTSNDHAVLQVPELVVPELYANVAGVDVHSLVREYTIL; from the exons ATGGCAGGGGATGTAAAAAGATTCACACGCATGCTACTGGAGTGCAACAGCAATGACAAGCTATGTG TTGTGCGTGAATATCAGACTGAAGTGATTGTTGTCCCAGTTctccttgtgggtttttttgtcatcgTGCTAACTGTGATCCTTTGGCTCCACTGTCGAGGCTTGCGAGCAAAGCAGGAGCAATCATCATCATCTGAACACCaag TGAATGACAAGAATCAGCAGGAATCCAGCTCAACAGAGAACCACTATATCCAGCTGAGTGAGACATCTGTGGAGAGCCTGCTAAATTCTGCATCCTTGACGCTGAAAGAACTGGAGATACCACGAGAGAAACTCTCACCAGGCACCTTGCAGCTGATAAAACATGGCCGCTATGGGAGCATCTACAGAGCACAGTTGGAAACTGGGAACCCCAGGAAGACTAAGACCGTAGTACTGAAAGTCTTACAAG acCTGGCTAGTCCCCAGGAAGTAAAGGACTTCCTGAGGAGGATTAAATTCCATCAAAATCTTGGCCATCATGAGAACCTGGTTAAATTGGTTGGATGCTGTGTAGACCAGCTCCCACTTTATATGATCATGGAAGATGTGTCTCTTGGTGACTTGTTGACATTTCTATGGACATGTCGGAAG GATGTAATGACAATGGATGGTATCCCCTATGACCTCACTGAGAGGCAAGTATATGAAGTTGGACAGCAGGTTGCAGCAGCTCTG GCTTACCTTGAACAGAAGAAGTTGTTCCATGGTGACATTGCTGCCAGGAATGTCCTACTTCATCACAACTTGACTGCTAAGCTCTGTGGTTTGGGTCTGGCCTATGAAGCTCACACATATGGTGCCAACTCAGTCACACAGATTGTGCCAGTCAAGTGGCAGGCACCAGAGCGGCTCCTGAAGAAACCCCCTAGCATCAAGGCAGACAT atgGTCTTTTGGAATTCTACTGTATGAAATGATAACATTAG GTGCTCCACCATATCCTGAAGTGCCACCTTCTGACATCTTACCGTACCTGCAGAGACAGAACATTATGAAGCAGCCCTCAAGCTGCCAGCAAGCCAT GTACGGCATCATGAAGTCCTGCTGGCAGTGGAATGCAACTAACCGGCCTTCTCCAGCAGACCTGATCCGGTCCCTACAAACAGCTGTAAAGACCAGCAATGAccatgcagtactgcaggtgccTGAGCTTGTGGTGCCTGAACTC